GCCTACATATCCAAACAGTGCATAATCCCTTTCTCCCACCACTATCCACCTACCCACTCCTCCCTACCCAAGATATCCATATGCCTGGTGTTTCCTGGGTTTCCTAGGGGGAGATgtttggtgtttgtttttttttcaaatgagggtTTAGAAAACTAGGTTCATCCATTATATGAGAGTCTCTAAATTCTAAAACATGCTAACCCAACAAAGTCTAACCTTCTCACTAATGCAGTAATTGTACTTCTGCAGTGGGCTTGTGCAAATGAAGACTTCAGTACTGCAAAATAAACAGACCTTTTAAGAAAACTGGGGCCCCAAGAATTGGTTCCATCCCAATACTccctctcccttgctccctcctcctccccctccccacacactcCTTACTCCTTCATGCATTTAATTTCCCGCAAGGCTTCCAAGGCTCCGGGAATGGGCTCCAGCTCTAGGAAAAACCCTGGTGCTTCATAAACACTTGCCACTTTCTCCTGAAAGACACAATGTCCCAGCTCGCCTCCACACCCATGACCCCCATGGGAGGTCGTCCTGCTCAAGGATGCCTAGTGGGGGCATCCCACTGATGCGTCCCGGTTTCTGACCGATGCCCCGCGGTCAGGGCCGAGGGAAGGCAAGCTGCAGGTTTCAGCGCCCAGAAGGGCCCGGTGGCTCGCGTCCACGGGGCTCAGTCCGGGCCGTCCTgcctggggagggggcaggggggcTGTGAGCCCCGGGGGTTTTCCCAGGCCTCGGGGCCGCTCCGCTTACCGCGAGGTCCGGCCGCAGGGCTCCATACTGGGCCCGGGCGGAGAAGCCTCTCCGCTCCTCCAGGGCCACGTAGGGATCGTGCGGGAAGCGGAGACGAAAGGCTCGCAGGAGGCCGCCCTCAAAGTCGGCCAGCACACCGTCCATGTCCACCAGCACCCTCAGCGCACGTGGCGTCTCCAGCTCCATGGTCCGGAGAACCCCGACACCGGAACAGCAGCCGCAGCGGGCGCGGGCGGGGCCGGAGGGGCGGGGCCGGCTCCACCCACCCGAGCCCTCCCGGCTAGAGCCGGCCGGGGGCCGGCGTCTGAATCCTGGTAGTCTCCGCGTCCCCAGGGGGCGGCTGGTGAGGCTCAGGGGCAGTCCTGGCGGGGGAGCACCTTGGAATCTGGGGAGCCGGGGAAAGGGGCAATTAACCTGCTTTAAGGGCTAACTGGGCTTGGAGTCCGGAAGAGTGCAGATCTGCCCTTACCTTACTAGCTGCGTGGGCCTGGGCCAAGTCACtcatccctgtttgcctcagtttccttatctgtaaaatgagctggagtatctcgccaagaaaaccccacgtggGGTCAGGAAGTCAGCTACGACAGAGGTCCAGCACCCGGCCCGGCGCCCTCGGAGGCACATACACACTGCACCCCCCACCGGGGAAGGGGGCATGGAGAGAACGTCTAGTCCTTAAGGATGTCGCGGTAGTGAAAAGAACCCTGGCAGGGGTAAGGAGTGAGGACCCCAGTCTGACGACTGCTGGCCCtgcttccttaactgtaaaataagaccGGGAGCACGGAGGGACCCAGGAGTACAAACTGAAGTATATTTTGGGGGGGATACGACTAACGTGGGAACGTTTTTTGTGATTATGCATAcatgtaatgggttttgtttttctagccttctcaatgagtgggggagggagagaattcagaattctTCCACTCAGTGATACAGGCCTCTCTCCCCTCTGGGcatttcctgattctcctccattcctggaatgttttccctcccaCTACCGACCTCCTAGGTTTCCTTTAAGccccaaataaaatcccatcttctataggaagccttctgCAACCCTTAACTCTAGTGCATccccctctgttaattatttcctattcctaCGGTATACAGTTTGATTTTTATCTATGCtcgttgtctcccccattaggttgtaaactctttgaaggcagggacttgtcttgctatttttgtatccccagcattgaatacaatgcctggaacagtcagcacttaataaatatttcttgattgaactcaaattagaatttttaaaaagagaggctgGATCCTTCTAACTCAACATCTGTGCTCCTAAGTAGGAGGCAGGGGTCAAAGGTAAAGGAAAGAGAGGTAACCAGACTGTAATGCTCTTAAATTTAGTCTTCATGGAAATTAGCCCTTCCCTTAGTGTTTGGGAGAACAGGAGTGCAGAGGGGAACCCTTGGTGCAACCTTTTAGAGCAGAGCCCTTTTTAGGATCAGACACATCACGTTTTTGCATGTTAAAGAATTAATCTATTTATCCATTTCTTAAAATGTAAGCTAACAAAGTTTGACTCAGCCTGATTTGGTTAAAGGTAGATACAAAAGGTGAAAACTGTAGTTTCACATTGTTTAGCAAATAAAATCTTTTGCAATGGCTGCAAGAAAGAAGTGTGGTCAGCACTTGATGAGAAATAAGCATTCTTCAGGCAAGGCATGACCACAGAGCCAAGAATAAGCATAGGTCCCAAACTCTTAAAGATAGTTTCTTGTGTTAAAATAAAATGTGGGTGGCTTATCTAGCCACCTCCAAGCAAGCCATATAAAAATTCCAACAGTagttatttgttgtttagtcattcagttgtgtccaactctttgtgattccatttaggatttccctggcaaagatattggagtgatttgccatttccttctccagctcattttacagatgaggaaactgaggcaaacagggttaaatgattttgccAGATTCatacagctggatttgaactcaggtcttcctgactccaggtctggcactctatctacttcaaaACCTAATGCACCTAATGCTAATAGCAtaatctcccctctcctcttctctctctcttcctttcttaatAGTAGTCTTGTGGCCCAAATTAAGACCAGTCAGTTTCTAAACTACATTTTATGAGACCTTAATTCTGGTCACTTTCCATCATTCAGTGGCTAATGAACGATCCAGTTTTTGAATGGCCCAAGCCTTGTGTTTCTCTACTTTCTGGCCTTCAGCTATAGTCATCAATGTGGCACAATTATATCAAGAGAATGTTTGTCCAGCAGGTCTGATAAAAATGTTTTAGGGAAGAAGCATTCAATGCCATTGGATTCCACCAGCCAAGTATCATACACACTATTCCACTGTCTCATTTCTGGAGATAGCAAATCTTTACTTGTTTTTTAATTCTGCCATTTCTTGAGCTTAAAAAAGTTAACATCAAGGAGGCAAACCCAGATGCAAGCtataaaaataactgaataaagaAATGAACAAGTCATAGGTTCaaggaaaaaaactaaaacagagaataaaaatctacctctcctcccccccaaaaaaacaaacacaagacACAACACTTCAAAACGTCTCTGTTGTTTACTTTAAACAGCCCAGATTAATGAAATTAcaacacattttaaagatgagactTTCACTTCATGGTCAAGCACCAGCATGATCATGCACACAGCACTGAGTCATTTTGTAGGGAAAATACCCCTGTAGGTATTCCTTGATGAATACTCACTTTCTGTATGATTCACTCCCCTTGCTCTACTGTTTCTGAATCCAGTTAAATTCAATTGGACACTCAACTCCTTCCCTGTCTTAGGCTCAACTTGTCAGACATCAATTTTACACCTGGTTTAATTCCTATGTTCAAAATCTAAAGAcagtttctcttc
The DNA window shown above is from Notamacropus eugenii isolate mMacEug1 chromosome 2, mMacEug1.pri_v2, whole genome shotgun sequence and carries:
- the NT5C gene encoding 5'(3')-deoxyribonucleotidase, cytosolic type, which translates into the protein MELETPRALRVLVDMDGVLADFEGGLLRAFRLRFPHDPYVALEERRGFSARAQYGALRPDLAEKVASVYEAPGFFLELEPIPGALEALREIKCMKDTEVFICTSPLQKYNYCISEKYLWVDKYLGPEFVERMILTRDKTVVSGDLLIDDKDTIQGQEKNPSWEHILFTCCHNQHLDTPPSKRRLHSWSDNWKAILDSKRKVRLEQE